The Puntigrus tetrazona isolate hp1 chromosome 4, ASM1883169v1, whole genome shotgun sequence genome includes a window with the following:
- the LOC122343002 gene encoding gastrula zinc finger protein XlCGF8.2DB-like isoform X2, producing MSFIKEESEDVKIEEAFGVKRERTDPMPLKEEPPTEKEAKEEKCHDFVTGEKCRCPQNETTPSRKTGRYLTCFQCGKGFGRREDLEDRNRAQGEEKPFTCQQCGKCFTERGSLKRHTRVHTGEKPYSCQQCGSSFTQKGSLKRHMTIHSGEKLFACELCDKSFSHKGNLKIHARVHTGEKPFACVRCERRFTRKESLKNHARIHLRADRFACQQCGRSFPSGRRLARHVGTHAGENPFTCRRCGKSFTLKGNLKTHMRIHTGEKPFACQRCGKSFRHNVSLKIHLRLYTGEKPYGCLRCGKSFAYQRDLKGHLRTHSGKDPELDGRVGKGELRFGGRRLVWERPRKRATPSGTVRRYSCSSCGKGFKWLGSLKWHQEMSVCAKLRRRPRLE from the exons ATGtcgtttattaaagaggagagcgAAGACGTGAAGATTGAAGAAGCGTTCGGAGTGAAACGAGAAAGAACGG ACCCGATGCCACTAAAAGAAGAGCCCCCAACCGAAAAGGAAGCGAAAGAGGAGAAATGTCACGATTTCGTAACTGGAGAAAAATGTAGGTGCCCTCAAAACGAAACGACCCCTTCGCGAAAGACGGGGCGTTATTTGACCTGCTTTCAGTGCGGAAAGGGTTTCGGTCGACGGGAAGACCTTGAAGACCGCAATAGAGCTCAGGGCGAAGAGAAGCCTTTCACCTGCCAGCAGTGTGGGAAATGTTTCACTGAAAGAGGAAGCCTTAAAAGGCACACcagagttcacaccggagagaagccttactcGTGCCAACAGTGCGGAAGCAGTTTCACGCAAAAAGGAAGTCTGAAGAGGCACATGACGATTCACTCGGGAGAGAAGCTTTTCGCCTGCGAGCTGTGCGATAAAAGCTTCTCCCACAAAGGAAATCTAAAGATCCACGCGAGAGTtcacacgggagagaagccGTTCGCCTGCGTCCGCTGCGAGCGGCGCTTCACGCGCAAAGAGAGCCTTAAGAACCACGCGAGGATCCACCTGAGAGCCGACCGCTTCGCCTGCCAGCAGTGCGGAAGGAGCTTCCCGAGCGGCAGGCGCCTGGCGCGGCACGTCGGGACGCACGCCGGGGAAAACCCCTTCACCTGCCGCCgctgcgggaagagcttcacgcTTAAAGGCAACCTCAAGACccacatgaggatccacaccggagagaagccgttcgCCTGCCAGCGCTGCGGGAAGAGCTTCCGGCACAACGTGAGCCTCAAGATTCACCTGAGGCTgtacaccggagagaagccgtacGGGTGTCTCCGCTGCGGGAAGAGCTTTGCGTACCAGAGAGACCTGAAGGGTCATCTGCGGACTCACTCCGGGAAGGACCCCGAGCTGGACGGGAGGGTCGGAAAAGGAGAGCTTCGCTTCGGGGGGAGGCGGCTCGTTTGGGAGCGGCCGAGGAAAAGAGCGACGCCGAGCGGCACAGTGCGACGCTACTCGTGTTCGTCGTGCGGAAAAGGCTTTAAGTGGCTCGGCAGTTTAAAGTGGCACCAGGAAATGAGCGTCTGTGCGAAATTAAGGCGACGTCCGCGCCTTGAGTGA